The genome window GTGCTGCAATGCCGACGAGTTGTATGGGATGCCGAAGAACTTGACCCCCTCCGACGACGTTGTCGCCTGCTCCTCCTCCCCGAGATGCAGACGCAGCATCTCGGGACAAGGGGCATCGATTCCGTCTGTTCGCTGGCTGACCTCGTCGAATTTCTGCCAAGGCGTCGCACCGAACATGCCCGTGCCGTTGTGCGGTGTGTACGGGTACTCATCGATGAAGTAGCGAGTGATGATCCCCATCAACGCATCTGGCGTGAGTGAAGCCTGCTTCTGGCCATCGTAGCCATGCAACTCGCCGGGCCGGCTGCCAGTGTATCCGGAGAGGAAGTTCAGCACCCCCCATTGCAAGGTACCGAAGGGACGTTCCGCATAAGCATTGTCGGTCGAGTTGTAGGCCCGGCCCGTCATGACGGCCGTGCCGAGCCCGAGCTGGCTGGCATAGATGTCGGCATTCCGTGCGGCCGTACCATTATCCGACTTGACCAGCGCCAGACGTACCGGCGGTGCGGGATCGCGCTTGCAGCCATAGCGGATTTTCTCACGTGTCTTGTCGCGCATGGCCATCCGGACGAGTTTCTTCTGGTGATCGCCGTCGGCCGTCTCGGCAAGGATCCATGCCAAGGGCAACCTGGTTGCAAGATCAATCTTGAAGAAGAGCCACAGACGCCGGATTTCCCCTTTTTCAAGCGGATCGTTCGCCTTCGCGCGATCGATTTTTTTGATGCTGATCTGGCCGTTCGCATTCGTGAAGATTGACATGAGATACTGATCGGTCGGGCACGTCTCACCGTACTTCAGGGCCCGAACGTCCGTCGATCCAGCACCGTACTTGTTCTGGGCATGGCGTTTGCCGTTCCGTCCCGCTTCTACCATTGTGAGAGGCAACTCCCGAATGCGCGTCCGGATAGTCGTCACGGACGGGAATTTCACGCCGTCGAGAATATCCTGCTCGGAAAGCGTGAAAGCTTCCTTTGCCCCATCGTAAAGTGGCCCGATCTTTGGCTGCTCATTACGCAGATACAGGTTGATGACATAGTCGATGAACCGTTCCTGCGTTGCGCACATATGCCCCCTTTGATCTTCCGGCGGCCCTTTAAGATGATGCCGACGCGCCAAGACGATCGGCTCGCGACCAAAACTGATAAAGGTGTTGCGCATTTCCTGAAGGATGCGACCGGTCGGCAAGGAGTGCGGACGCTTGGCACTGCCGATGTGGACGTCATGAAAAAGCTGCGGGTCGTTGGAGAGTGTCTTTGCCATTTCGCGAAGACGCTGCCGGACATCACGTCGATCAAGGTGCCGCTGGGTAAGCTTTCTGCCCTCGGACTCCAAGGCATCCATCGCGTGGACGAGGCCGAGACGCGCGCGCACATCGCGCTGTTCGGCCTCGGGCAACTGAGCCACCTTTCTCAAGCCGCCCGTGTAAGCCAGAAGTTTCTGGTGCCTCTCGGCCATGACAGGCGTGATGACTTCGCCGTCACCGACGGTCAGCGCCTCAGTGACACGCTGAAAAGGCAGAACGGTGAATTCGCCATTGTCGAGTGCCTCAACGGCATATCCGTCGACATCCTTGCCGACCACGCGCCAGCGGCACCGTTCCAGCACCAGTTCGGAGCCCTGAGGGATTTTATAGTGGATGGCGGCGGACATCAGGCGAGCCAGATCCGCGAGTATTCAGAGATGACCGCGTGCCAGTTCGCCGTGATCACGCCCTTACCGATATGGCGGAGGACCGCGTCGAACGCCCGCTCGCATTCGATGTCGCATTGCGCCAGCAATTCGCACATCAGCCAGTAATGGCCGGAGCGCGCCCGATCCAGAACGTGCCTATCGGCATCTTCGTCGACTGCCTTGGTGGCACCAAAGACCCGGAGCAGATTGTCCCGGTAAGCACGCGTGTAGTGATCGCCGTTCACGACGATCTTGTCGTCCGCGAAAGAAGCCGGGGTCGCTTCGAAAACTGCCCTGATCTCGTCCTGGGTCTTTTGACTTGCGAGGCTGTTGCCATTGCGCACAAACACCGCACGCCTGAAGCCATCCCTGAACGTGATGCGCAGATCGAAGCTATGTTCGTTGGGTTTCTTCTTTCCGTACGGATAGAAGATGGGCGGCAGCTGAACCTCAAGCCCGTAAAGTTCGGGCGACAGCATCGCCTCGACACCAACCGCCATCTCCCTCTGACCATCGAAGTGATAGACCTTGTCCTGTCCCTTAGTTGCCGCCGTGGCGACCGTCATCGACACGCGTGACGCCGAGCTGCTGCGAGTCAGCGGATTGCGGTAGCCATCATAAGGCAGGACACCGCGGATCGGATTCACTTTCAGCGCGGGAAGCTTTTTCTGCTTGCCTGTCGATGTGTCCCATTCAAGAGGATATGGCATGGCGTCTCCGTTCTCATCCGCCCATGCGAGTGAGTTCTTGAGTTAAGGTTCTTGGGTTTTGATCGCGGTCGCCTGAACTCTCTGAAGTTATTCCCAGGCAGGATTACGCGGCCAGCAGCCCTCTTCTAGCGGTTCATATTCAGGTGCGCATGGCGATGCGGAACCCGTGTTCTAATGTTCTCGAACCCGTACGGTGCGGTTCGGCGGAAACCGTTCAGCGTCATTCGATTCGTGTCAATTATTATTTCATTACAGCACATTAGCTTTCTTTCGCTCCTCCGAAATTCGCACGCCCGATCGCCATATTCAGGTCGGTCACGGCTGTCGTCCCATCACTTGGCCCAGATCTGTTTGCGCCCTGTGATGAGGATTTAGGTTTCGATTTTCGCGAATGAAAGCTTGAGGGAGCGCTGAGGTGTGGACAGAGTATCTACTTTACTCAATTCCGAGCTTTTGCCAGCGCCGACGCTGCATTTCGCCTTCGAGATGCAGCAGGTGGTTTTCGCTCCCGAACACCATATCTGGGGACATACTTGGAAAATCAACGCAGATGCAGCGCCCAAGCAGGCCTCCATGGAACTTTGCCAGATCTTCTGTCAATTTCTTCCGGAGCCTGATCGCAGTCGCATAGGCCATACCATGATTGTCCTGCAGTTCGCGCAAAGTCGGCATGGCCCCCCTCTGCCGGTCCTGGATGATCTCTTCGGCGAGCCCGAAATAGGACCGTAGCCCCCGGTGGATGCCATGCAGGTCGGTTCCCGATGTCAGGCTGAACTGCTTCTTGCATTTCCGGCAGGTCTGGATTTTTCGCAGTTCAAGAAAATGGACACTCATTTGAAAGCAGCTCGGACATACCGGTCCATCTGGCCACCTAACCTGATACAACCGAGCCTCGCAGGCATCCTCGGATGGAAAAGCGGCATCGATACCGTCGGGCGGCAGGCCGAGATACAGCGAAATCCAGTGTATCCGTTCCAGGGTCTTGTTTGGGAATAGGTTCAGCTTCATTGGGTTTCGATAACACATACCCTTGGTTCGAATGAACAGGATAGGTCATGGCGCAAGGTCATAACGCAAACAGAAGTCTTTTCATGCTTTCCGGTTCATATATGGGCGGCATCCGAGGCAACGACACGAAGTTGTGGCCGGTAAAGGACGGATTTCCCATCTAGGCAGAGTTCTTGTGGACTCATCTGATACTCATGCCGATTGCGTTTGCGCGCCCTGAACGCCATGATCGCAAAAAGAAATACAGTCTCAGGCCATATCGCATGCCACCTGGTGTCAACCAAAACCCCGAGCAGCTCGGCAGGACTTCTGGGCGACCACGTCGAACAAGCAGCTGAACTTCGTCCAGCATATCCGAACGATGCTGAAGACGACGGGCCGTTCCGCCGTTGTAGTACCAGATAACGTTCTTTTCGAGGGAGGCGCAGGTGAGACGATCCGGCGCAAGCTACTCCAGACGACAGACCTGCACACGATCTTACGACTGCCAACCGGCATCTTCTACGCCCAAGGCGTCAAGGCAAACGTGATCTTCTTCGATAACCGTGCTGCGAGTCCCGATCCACAAACGTCAAAGGTCTGGTACTATGATTATCGGACCAACGTGCATCACACTTTGAAGCAGAAACCCCTTACCTACGCGCATCTCGAAGACTTTGTGTCCTGCTACAACCCCGGCAACCGCCATGAACGCAGCGCGACATGGAGCGAGGAATCGCCAGATGGGCGATGGCGCGCTTTTGACCGGGAAGAGCTGCTTGGACGCGACAAGGCAAGCCTCGATCTCTTTTGACTTCGCGACGCGTCTATGACGGACCTGGACAATTTACCGGAACCAGAAGTTTTAGCCGAAGAGATTATGGAAAACCTTCGATCTGCCCTCGCAAATTTCGAATCCGCGAGTTTGGGGTAGGGTCAAGTCCCAGTAATTGCTGCCATTAATGCCGTCTACGCATTCACAGTTCCAGCCGATGCGTATAGACAGGAGAAGGCCGTCTCCCGGGATTCTGCAGGCAATGATCAGTTTCACCTATCGGCCGAAAGTATGTTCGGTCCAGAGCTTGAAGTCCTTCCAGTCATGGATGACTTTAAGTAGGCATTTTACCTTTGGAGCCGATTCCTGCCTGTTACAATCTCCATAAGACCAGAGCCTCAACCCCGTGAGGGGATGGCGTCTTTTGTATCACGCGCAGCCGGCATGCGGGGCCAATCGCTTGCCAGCATATGCAATGAGCTCGGATTGTCGACGAGGAAACTGATCAATCTCGACAGGCCCCAGACCCAAATCATCGCAGAAATGTTTGGCCTGCAGGATGCCGTGCTCCGTGAAATGTTGTCTTGGTCGCCACTCCCTTTGGAGAGGGTACAGGTCCGGTTCAGAGGGGAGGATTTCGTCTCTCGCGCCCTGATCAATCCTGTAGTCAGAGGATGCCCTGCCTGTCTCCGGGAAGATATTCAGTCTGGCACGGCACCTCCTCAGGGCCAGATGGTCATGCGGGGCGACTGGCAGCTGAGGTACGTGGAGGTGTGCCTGCGCCATGGACGGCCCCTCGTTCCGCTCTGGAACATAGCGTCTCTATCGGCACGGTATGATTTTGCCACGCGTTTAAAAAATGTCGCTGAGGATATTTTAGCTGGAAAACTGGACCAGCCCCGCCAGCCGATCACAAGCTATGACCACTGGCTGGACGACCGTCTTGCGTACGGAACGGACCCTACGTGGCTCGCGACGCAGCCCACCGATACGGCTAGTCGGTTCTGCCAACTTTTAGGTGCCGAGATGGTCCGAATTATGCCGGACACGTCATGCAGACGTAGAACAAAACGAGAGGTCGGGTTTGATTGCGCAAGCAAGGGACCGAATGCATTAACCGAAACTTTACATGACTTGGCAAGCAGAGTTGAAGGAACGCAATACAGCGCACAGAAGGCATTCGGGCGACTATACCAGTGGTTGACGTTGGACATGGCACACGATCCGCGATGCGACCTGTATCGCGATATAATGCGCGAGGTCATCTTTCAGACTTGGGCCATTCCGGCTGGCGAAACCATTTTGGGGAA of Sulfitobacter sp. DSM 110093 contains these proteins:
- a CDS encoding transposase; protein product: MKLNLFPNKTLERIHWISLYLGLPPDGIDAAFPSEDACEARLYQVRWPDGPVCPSCFQMSVHFLELRKIQTCRKCKKQFSLTSGTDLHGIHRGLRSYFGLAEEIIQDRQRGAMPTLRELQDNHGMAYATAIRLRKKLTEDLAKFHGGLLGRCICVDFPSMSPDMVFGSENHLLHLEGEMQRRRWQKLGIE
- a CDS encoding Mu transposase C-terminal domain-containing protein, encoding MSAAIHYKIPQGSELVLERCRWRVVGKDVDGYAVEALDNGEFTVLPFQRVTEALTVGDGEVITPVMAERHQKLLAYTGGLRKVAQLPEAEQRDVRARLGLVHAMDALESEGRKLTQRHLDRRDVRQRLREMAKTLSNDPQLFHDVHIGSAKRPHSLPTGRILQEMRNTFISFGREPIVLARRHHLKGPPEDQRGHMCATQERFIDYVINLYLRNEQPKIGPLYDGAKEAFTLSEQDILDGVKFPSVTTIRTRIRELPLTMVEAGRNGKRHAQNKYGAGSTDVRALKYGETCPTDQYLMSIFTNANGQISIKKIDRAKANDPLEKGEIRRLWLFFKIDLATRLPLAWILAETADGDHQKKLVRMAMRDKTREKIRYGCKRDPAPPVRLALVKSDNGTAARNADIYASQLGLGTAVMTGRAYNSTDNAYAERPFGTLQWGVLNFLSGYTGSRPGELHGYDGQKQASLTPDALMGIITRYFIDEYPYTPHNGTGMFGATPWQKFDEVSQRTDGIDAPCPEMLRLHLGEEEQATTSSEGVKFFGIPYNSSALQHFAGGARKKCTVMLNPDDLRQVTVLSEESKEIITADLKMTTFADLTLEEALAVMRSASEANPELRTLHESHLSEARRRRVRESGFYPDSNLPSSYSRIDKLRKDAADMANVEFAPMYRSTTTMAAGKIMDRTNSTCPRDELSTQDEMTAPAAPEDSLPSKPSTQSIEPDALRPDAEIDQPSTITKPMFNPIKESKV
- a CDS encoding N-6 DNA methylase, whose amino-acid sequence is MLKTTGRSAVVVPDNVLFEGGAGETIRRKLLQTTDLHTILRLPTGIFYAQGVKANVIFFDNRAASPDPQTSKVWYYDYRTNVHHTLKQKPLTYAHLEDFVSCYNPGNRHERSATWSEESPDGRWRAFDREELLGRDKASLDLF